Proteins encoded within one genomic window of Pongo pygmaeus isolate AG05252 chromosome 6, NHGRI_mPonPyg2-v2.0_pri, whole genome shotgun sequence:
- the GARIN1B gene encoding Golgi-associated RAB2 interactor protein 1B isoform X13, with translation MLSSFPHRKTWRKSKKTVKVTRSYPTFPSLNDWEEFRGLLPVDREPNPGVGLGVEEGLLCQVVHSPEFNLFPDSVVFESNFVQVKRGRNWRDIYKASNTMALGVTSSVPCLPLPNILLMASVKWHQGQNQTWNRPSIAPNIFLKSPKGDLPHFNEDRVRSDAIGLPMCVFPGGFRILPLKFVELQVCDHHQRILQLRTVTEKIYYLKLHPDHPETVFHFWIRLVQILQKGLSITTKDPRILVTHCLVPKNCCSPSGDSKLLQKKLQASQPSESLIQLMTKGESEALSQIFADLHQQNQLSRDGVSPCWPGWSGTPDLSKHGGLDARGGLL, from the exons ATGTTGTCATCATTTCCACATAGAAAGACTTGGAGGAAATCAAAGAAGACAGTAAAAGTCACAAGATCCTATCCAACCTTCCCTTCCCTGAATGACTGGGAAGAATTCAGGGGCCTCTTGCCTGTGGATCGAGAGCCGAACCCTGGAGTGGGCCTAGGTGTGGAGGAGGGACTGCTCTGCCAGGTGGTTCATTCTCCAGAATTCAACCTGTTTCCTGACTCCGTGGTGTTTGAAAGCAACTTCGTCCAG GTCAAAAGGGGCAGGAATTGGAGAGACATCTACAAAGCTTCCAACACCATGGCCCTGGGGGTGACCTCTTCGGTAccctgcctgcccctccccaaCATCCTACTCATGGCCAGTGTCAAATGGCACCAGGGGCAGAACCAGACATGGAACAGACCATCCATAGCCCCCAACATCTTCCTGAAGAG TCCTAAAGGAGACCTTCCTCATTTTAATGAAGACAGGGTCAGATCGGATGCAATAGGGTTGCCAATGTGTGTCTTCCCTGGTGGCTTCAGGATTCTCCCATTGAAGTTTGTGGAGCTCCAGGTATGTGACCACCATCAACGCATCCTGCAGTTGAGGACAGTCACTGAGAAGATTTATTACCTAAAGCTCCACCCTGACCATCCTGAGACTGTCTTCCACTTCTGGATCCGACTGgttcaaattctgcaaaagggGCTGTCCATCACCACCAAAGACCCTAGGATTCTTGTCACTCACTGCCTGGTACCCAAGAACTGCTGCAGCCCCTCAGGAGATTCGAAG ttaCTACAGAAGAAACTCCAAGCCTCCCAGCCCAGCGAGAGTCTCATTCAACTAATGACCAAGGGGgagagtgaagccctgtctcagATTTTTGCCGACTTACACCAGCAGAACCAGTTGAG tagagacggggtttcaccatgttggccaggctggtctggaactcctgacctcag CAAGCATGGTGGGCTTGACGCCAGAGGAGGActactataa
- the GARIN1B gene encoding Golgi-associated RAB2 interactor protein 1B isoform X15 yields the protein MLSSFPHRKTWRKSKKTVKVTRSYPTFPSLNDWEEFRGLLPVDREPNPGVGLGVEEGLLCQVVHSPEFNLFPDSVVFESNFVQVKRGRNWRDIYKASNTMALGVTSSVPCLPLPNILLMASVKWHQGQNQTWNRPSIAPNIFLKSPKGDLPHFNEDRVRSDAIGLPMCVFPGGFRILPLKFVELQVCDHHQRILQLRTVTEKIYYLKLHPDHPETVFHFWIRLVQILQKGLSITTKDPRILVTHCLVPKNCCSPSGDSKLLQKKLQASQPSESLIQLMTKGESEALSQIFADLHQQNQLRERFFP from the exons ATGTTGTCATCATTTCCACATAGAAAGACTTGGAGGAAATCAAAGAAGACAGTAAAAGTCACAAGATCCTATCCAACCTTCCCTTCCCTGAATGACTGGGAAGAATTCAGGGGCCTCTTGCCTGTGGATCGAGAGCCGAACCCTGGAGTGGGCCTAGGTGTGGAGGAGGGACTGCTCTGCCAGGTGGTTCATTCTCCAGAATTCAACCTGTTTCCTGACTCCGTGGTGTTTGAAAGCAACTTCGTCCAG GTCAAAAGGGGCAGGAATTGGAGAGACATCTACAAAGCTTCCAACACCATGGCCCTGGGGGTGACCTCTTCGGTAccctgcctgcccctccccaaCATCCTACTCATGGCCAGTGTCAAATGGCACCAGGGGCAGAACCAGACATGGAACAGACCATCCATAGCCCCCAACATCTTCCTGAAGAG TCCTAAAGGAGACCTTCCTCATTTTAATGAAGACAGGGTCAGATCGGATGCAATAGGGTTGCCAATGTGTGTCTTCCCTGGTGGCTTCAGGATTCTCCCATTGAAGTTTGTGGAGCTCCAGGTATGTGACCACCATCAACGCATCCTGCAGTTGAGGACAGTCACTGAGAAGATTTATTACCTAAAGCTCCACCCTGACCATCCTGAGACTGTCTTCCACTTCTGGATCCGACTGgttcaaattctgcaaaagggGCTGTCCATCACCACCAAAGACCCTAGGATTCTTGTCACTCACTGCCTGGTACCCAAGAACTGCTGCAGCCCCTCAGGAGATTCGAAG ttaCTACAGAAGAAACTCCAAGCCTCCCAGCCCAGCGAGAGTCTCATTCAACTAATGACCAAGGGGgagagtgaagccctgtctcagATTTTTGCCGACTTACACCAGCAGAACCAGTTGAG
- the GARIN1B gene encoding Golgi-associated RAB2 interactor protein 1B isoform X14: MLSSFPHRKTWRKSKKTVKVTRSYPTFPSLNDWEEFRGLLPVDREPNPGVGLGVEEGLLCQVVHSPEFNLFPDSVVFESNFVQVKRGRNWRDIYKASNTMALGVTSSVPCLPLPNILLMASVKWHQGQNQTWNRPSIAPNIFLKSPKGDLPHFNEDRVRSDAIGLPMCVFPGGFRILPLKFVELQVCDHHQRILQLRTVTEKIYYLKLHPDHPETVFHFWIRLVQILQKGLSITTKDPRILVTHCLVPKNCCSPSGDSKLLQKKLQASQPSESLIQLMTKGESEALSQIFADLHQQNQLRNQLDQQFRGRTNSLSF, from the exons ATGTTGTCATCATTTCCACATAGAAAGACTTGGAGGAAATCAAAGAAGACAGTAAAAGTCACAAGATCCTATCCAACCTTCCCTTCCCTGAATGACTGGGAAGAATTCAGGGGCCTCTTGCCTGTGGATCGAGAGCCGAACCCTGGAGTGGGCCTAGGTGTGGAGGAGGGACTGCTCTGCCAGGTGGTTCATTCTCCAGAATTCAACCTGTTTCCTGACTCCGTGGTGTTTGAAAGCAACTTCGTCCAG GTCAAAAGGGGCAGGAATTGGAGAGACATCTACAAAGCTTCCAACACCATGGCCCTGGGGGTGACCTCTTCGGTAccctgcctgcccctccccaaCATCCTACTCATGGCCAGTGTCAAATGGCACCAGGGGCAGAACCAGACATGGAACAGACCATCCATAGCCCCCAACATCTTCCTGAAGAG TCCTAAAGGAGACCTTCCTCATTTTAATGAAGACAGGGTCAGATCGGATGCAATAGGGTTGCCAATGTGTGTCTTCCCTGGTGGCTTCAGGATTCTCCCATTGAAGTTTGTGGAGCTCCAGGTATGTGACCACCATCAACGCATCCTGCAGTTGAGGACAGTCACTGAGAAGATTTATTACCTAAAGCTCCACCCTGACCATCCTGAGACTGTCTTCCACTTCTGGATCCGACTGgttcaaattctgcaaaagggGCTGTCCATCACCACCAAAGACCCTAGGATTCTTGTCACTCACTGCCTGGTACCCAAGAACTGCTGCAGCCCCTCAGGAGATTCGAAG ttaCTACAGAAGAAACTCCAAGCCTCCCAGCCCAGCGAGAGTCTCATTCAACTAATGACCAAGGGGgagagtgaagccctgtctcagATTTTTGCCGACTTACACCAGCAGAACCAGTTGAG GAACCAGTTGGACCAGCAGTTCAGAGGCAGAACaaattccctttctttctga